Below is a window of Agathobacter rectalis ATCC 33656 DNA.
GCAAAGCCAGCGTCCGCTGTGAGCCCGCATGCTCCCATAACAATGATAAGAGGTGTAAGGTTTCCGATGAACATAGCCATAACATGCTGCAGTCCAAGCGGAATAGCCTGAGACAGAGGTATTCTGCCCTCAAACTGGTAAGGTGAAGAGTTCGTTGTCTTTTTCATTGGTTCCTCCAAATAATTATACTCTTAATTTAATAAAAAATTTACAAAATTATTTTACGAGCATAAGGCTATGTGGTCAATTTAGTATTACTTATAATATAATATCCATTTACTTATAAATAAATGCTATTGAAATTAGTTTCTGACAGCAATAGGGCACCCCATAACCGGTATGCCCTATCTATTACAAACGATATAACTATTCAGAATAATCTAAATTTATTCAACCCTAAGCAGCTCGCAGTTTCCCTGCATATCCTTCCAGAAATCCTTTATAGGTGTGCCGCGAAACTGATTGACTATGCTACAGTTCATTGCACCGTGTCCCACGACAAGCACATTTTTGCCTGCCTCAAGCTGCGGTCTCAGCACCTGCTCTATAAACTCGCCTGTTCTGTGATATAGCTCCTCAAAGCTCTCTGCGCCGTCCTTTGCCACATATTTTTCCGGCTCCTCAAAGAGCAGGTATACAGGGCATTCGGGCTTTTGTCTGATGTTCTTCACTCCCTCATAATCACCGAAGCACATCTCGTGAAGCCTGTTGTCAGTGATAATCTCTACTGCAGGGTTTCTGTCTGCAAGAAAAATCCTTGCCGTCTCCTGTGCTCTCTTAAGCGGGGAGCAGTAGCATATGTCAAAATCTATATCCTTATATTTTTCTGCGGCATCGTAAGCCATCTGCCTGCCGGTTTCGTTGAGTGGGATATCCACCTCACCCTGCAGTCTGTGCTCCTCATTCCAATCTGTTCTTCCATGTCGCAAAATATAAAACATAATTAATCCTCGATTTCTCCATTTCTATGTCTCTCGAAGAAATGCCTTGTCTCCTTAACAACAACACCACTAAGAGCAAACAGCGCTATCATATTTGGCAGAGCCATGAGACCGTTGAAGATATCAGCGATAGTCCACACCGCACTTACAGTCATATAAGGTCCGATGAAAACTGCAAGTATATATATCCAGCGATAAACCTTTACATATTTCATCCTTCCGCCACTCAAATACTCTAAGCACCGCTCACTATAATAATCCCAACCGAGTATAGTTGTAAAGGCAAAAAATACAAGACACAGCATAAGTACAAATGCTGATAACTCTTTCGGTAAAGGAAGACCATTCTGGAATGCGTATGTAGTAACCTGCACGCCCTCGAGTCCGTCAACCTGCCATGCGCCTGTGAGCACGATGGAAAGTCCTGTAAGTGTACATATAACTATTGTATCAATGAAGGTTCCTGTCATGCTGACAAGACCCTGACGTACAGGCTCCTTTGTCTGGGCTGCTGCCGCTGCAATCGGGGCACTACCAAGTCCTGCCTCGTTTGAAAAGATTCCTCTGGCAACACCCTTTTGCATTGCAACAAGAAAGCTTCCCACGGCACCGCCTGTTATGGCCTTCGGTGAAAACGCTGCCTTTACTATTGTAGCAAACGCTGCCGGAACCGCTGTGATATTGCATACCACAAGCACGAGCACAAATACAATATATATAACAGCCATAAAAGGAACTATTATCTGGCTGACACTTGCAATACGCTTTACTCCGCCGATAAGCACTGCTGCCACGCAGAATGCCAGTACAAGCGAAGCAATGACAACCGACCATGAATACTCACCAAGGAACGGTAAAACCTTTACTGTATGCTGGTTTTTAGGGTCAAAAAAGTTGTTTACAGCACTTGATATTCCGTTTACCTGGCTGAATGTTCCTATTCCGAAAAGACCAACGCATACGCCGAAAAATGCAAATATCTTTGCAAGCCATTTCCATTTTGCACCCATTCCCTGCTCTATGTAGTAGAATGGTCCGCCGAGACTATGTCCGTCCTTGCCGATGACACGATATTTTACAGCCAAAAGTCCCTCTGAATACTTTGTTGCCATGCCAAAGAAGGCTGCAAGCACCATCCAAAAAAGCGCTCCCGGTCCTCCTGCACCGACTGCAGTTGCTACACCGACTATGTTGCCGGTTCCGATTGTTGCGCTAAGCGCGGTACAGAGTGCGCCAAAGCTCGTAATCTCGCCATCGCCGCCCTCTTCATTTTTGACCATCCACTTTAGTGCCAGAGGAAGCTTTCTCATCTGAAGAAGTCCCAGACGAACTGTGAGCATTATACCTCCTGCCATGATGAGCACCATGAGCGGCACTCCCCAGACGAAATTGTCCACTGCACTAAGAAAATTGTTGATTGTGTTCCACATTGAAATACTCCTGCCTCTCTTTTTTATCTAAACACAAGATCTTTGTGTTTTGAGCAAATACTATTGATATAAATAATTTCATCTGGAAACAATTGAAAAAGCAGGCTTAGCAGCACTTACGTGAATTGAAATAAAAAACCCCATATACACTGCATATACAGTCTGATACATGGGATTAAGAAGATTATCTTAAGAATATCTGTCCAATATCTTCTCCGTCCTGTTGCCTGAGAGATTCGTACGAGAAGCAGCCTGTGCCATGATATATTCATAGTCACTGCACTCCTACTGCTTCCTATTCGTACGTTGCACCTTCGGCCCCCGCCAAGCGGGTGTCTCCAGAGAGTCGATCCATTTACAGTTGCACCGCCTGCTGCGGCACCTGAGAGTTTTACTCCTTCGGTAGGCTTTGATAATGTAAAATCGCTGCCGTTTTCCTGCAAACTTCATCTCGAAATTGTTTATTTTAAATTTATTGTTTTTATTAATCGTTAAGAATTATATGACATATATACGATTTAATCAATAGTATAAATGTACTAAACTGTCTCAACCTTAATTACATTGGTGTTGCCTGTCTTACCATTGATAAGACCTCCTGTGAGCACTATATGATCACCCTTTTTGAGCTTCATGACACTCTTTGCCTCGTTCATCGCATTGTAGAACATAACCTCCATTGAGTTGTATTCCTCGCACAGAACCGGCTTTACACCCCAGCTCAGGTTCAGCTTGCGCCATGCCTTTTCAGAGGTTGTCATGCCTATTATATCAACAGGACAGCGGAAACGGCTGACCATGCGCACTGTACGGCCTGTCAGCGAGCTGACTACGATACATTTCGCATCCACATCTATTGCCATGGCACATGTAGCATGTGAAATGGCATCGACTATGCTTTTTGTCTGGAACTCAGCATTGGCAAATCTCTTGCCGTAGTTTATCTGCTTTTCTGTATACTCTGCTGTCTCTGCCATATTTTTTACAGCCTCTACAGGATATTTACCTGCTGCAGACTCTCCCGAAAGCATAATAGCTGATGAGCCGTCGTATACAGCATTGGCTACATCCGAAAGCTCAGCTCTTGTAGGACGTGGATTGTGAATCATGGACTCAAGCATCTCTGTTGCTGTGATTACGCGTGTACCAAGCATACGGCACTTGTTGATAAGATACTTCTGTATTGCCGGTACCTCAACTCCCGGAATCTCAACACCGAGATCTCCTCTTGCTATCATGATTCCATTTGCTATCTCACAGATTTCCTCCACATGATCTACACCTGAACGGTTCTCAATCTTTGCGATGATATCAATGTCCTCTCCACCGTTTTCATCCAAAAAGCTTCTCAGATCAGCTACATCCTGCTTTGTAGAAACGAATGATGCGGCAACATAATCCACCTCGTTTTTTATACCAAAAAGCAGATCATCCTTGTCCTGCTTGCTTAAATATGCATGCTTCATGACCTTATTCGGGAAGTTCATGCTCTTTCTGTCTGAAAGTGTACCGCCTGCGATAACATCACAGATTGCATCGTTTCCTTTAAGCTCTCGGACCTGCAGAATGATGATTCCGTTCGCAACAAGCACACGGTCACCAACCTTTAAATCCCTGATCAAATTCTCATAGTTTACTGATACTCTCTCCTGATTTCCTACAATATCGTCAGTGGTAAGTGTGAAGGTATCTCCATCCTTGAGCTCTATTTTGCCATTCTCAAAGGTCTTGATACGATACTCAGGTCCCTTTGTGTCAAGCATGATTGCGATTGGCATATGAAGCTTCTGTCTTACCTTCTTGATTAAATCTATTTTGCCCTGATGCTCCTCATGTGAGCCATGAGAAAAATTCAATCTGGCAACATCCATACCTGCCTTTATCATCCTGGTGAGGACATCCTCATGTTCACTGGCCGGTCCAATAGTACAGATAATTTTTGTTTTACGCATTAATATTCCTCCTGATGCTGATCACCCTATCAGCTTTTCTTTTAAAAATATAATCTCACCCGAAGTCATTATATGACAATTTTGTTCAACAATAAAGTAAAAATATATATTTTTCAATTATTTAAAAATTCATATGCTCCACATACATTTCATTGAAATGCGGATACGATGCCAGCTCGATGTAACGCATGTTCCCGCTTATCTCCAGTGCTCTTTCCCAGGCTTCCTGCGATAAAGCTGCCGAAACAGCTCCGTTTCCTGCCGCATTTCCCACTTCTTTTGCCTTGTCCAAAAGCTCCTGTGGAAACAATCCTATTGCAGCCGCACTTGCTTTGTCAATGTAGTTTCCAAAGCCTCCTGCAAATGTGAGAACATCAATATTACAAGGCGTACAGCCATATTCCTTAAACAATACTTCTATTCCGGCGGCTATCGCGCCCTTCGCAAGCTGCAGCTTCCTGATATCCTCCTGCGTAATGTAGACTCCAGGTGCAATATGAACGGCGAGAGAGGACTCTGTGCTCTGTGCAGTCTCCTCCGCTTCCACCTCAAACACATACGACCTAAACAGTATAGGAAGCTCCTGTCCGCTTAAAATCGTGCCGTTTTCATCTATGATTCCGGCTTTCAGAAGAACGGCAAGCGCATCGATAAGCCCCGAACCACACAGTCCAACAGGTCTGTCATTTCCGATAACCGAATACTTAATTCTGCGCCCTTCCAGCCATACCTTATCCACGGCTCCCTTAGCCGCCGGCATGCCCAGCTCAATCTGCGCACCCTCAAAAGCCGGTCCTGCCGCGGTGGCACAGCACACATATCTGTCGCCTTTTCCAAGCGCCATCTCACCGTTTGTTCCGATATCCAGATATAGCGTCAGCTCGTTGCAGTTCACTGTCTCCATCATACCCGCTGTAATATCTCCGCCTACAAAGCCTGATACAGCCGGAAATATAATCATGGTTTGACAATTCTCAAGTCCTATATCCAAAGGATTAAATTCCCTGCCAAAATATTCATCCGGCATAAACGGTGCCTTGCCAAGCTTTTCCGGTGAAATTCCCATAAGCAGATGACACATAACTGTGTTTCCGGCAACTGAAAACCGGCTTACTTTAGTTCTGCCACATTCCGTGAGCATTTCTGATATCCAGCCGTTAAGCAGGGACACTATCTGTGTCTGCATCATCTGCAGGCCGCCATTCGCTTTATCGTTATCATCCGCCCTCGCTGCCGCATCAATTCTGGAAAGTACATCTGCTCCAAAGCTGCGCTGTGGATTGGCACCGCTTCTGGTTGAGATAATCTGCCCGGTCTCTTTATCAATCAGATAACAGACTACTGTTGTGGTTCCGATATCACAGGCCGCCAGAGTGTCTTCAACATTCCTATTCACATGCTCATTAAATTTTTCCGATACATTTTCTCCATTTGTCAGAACAACCATGCTGTCTTCTTTGGTTCCGGTGCTTTCTTTTCTTCCAACAATAATTTCCATACCGTCACAAATCTTCGTCTGACAGGCCAGCACGTCCTTATAGTATGGTTTTGCCACCGTCACCTTGCACTTGCCGCAGGTTCCTTTTCCACCGCACGGTGTTTCTATCCCTGCAATGCCGTGACTGCGGCAGTATTCAAGAATAGTGGTTTTGTCGGTTGTTTTGCTATCTGTGTTAAGATTTATGGTAATTCGCTGCTGCATATAGTTTACCTCATTTGACATTGTACTATTATGGCTTTTTTCTTTGTTTGTATGATAGCATATTTATATATACTTTAATACAAAAACCCGGACAAACGTCCGGGTCTTCGTTAATCCATAATTCTATCTGGTAAGTGCTGCAACAAGCTCATCCATCTGCTTTTCAGATGCCTTATTGAGAGTAGATTTAATTGTAACAACCGGCTCAACACACTCAATATTCTTGAAGCCCTCAACAATAGCCTTCATCTGGCGTGCTGCTGTAGGAGCCCATGAACCGTTTTCCACGAAGGCAATCTTACGATTCTGATAAGCCTTTGCCTTGAGATGATGTAAGAAATCCTCCATTGGTGGGAAAATGCCTCCATCATATGTGCATGCGCAGAGCACAAGCCTGTCGTATCTGAACGCATCCTCAACAGCCTCTGCCATATCATCCCTGCAAAGGTCTGTAAATGCAACCTTTACACCTGTAGCCTTGAGCTTTTCTGCTAAAAGCTCCGCTGCCTTCTTTGTATTACCGTGAATAGAAGCACATGCCACAAGGATTCCCTCATCCTCAGGCTGATAGCTGCTCCATGTATTATATTTATCTATGTAGAAGCCAAGGTTCTCTGTGAGAATCGGTCCGTGAAGAGGACAAATCTTTTCAATGTCAAGCCCTGCTGCCTTTTTGAGAACTGCCTGCACCTGAGCACCATACTTTCCAACAATATTGAAGTAATAGCGTCTTGCCTCACATGTCCAGTCCTCATCAGTATCAAGCGCACCAAACTTACCAAAGCCGTCTGCTGAGAAAAGCACCTTGTCTGTTGACTCGTACTCCATCATAACCTCCGGCCAGTGAACCATAGGAGCCATGACGAATGTAAGCTCATGCTTTCCAAGAGAAAGCTTGTCTCCCTCTGCCACTACAACCTTTCTGTCCGTTAAGTCTATATCGAAAAACTGTCCCATCATGTTAAATGTCTTTGCATTACCTACAATCTGCATATCAGGATATGCCTCTGCAACCTTCTGGATATTGGAAGCATGATCCGGCTCCAAATGGGAAACAACGAGATAATCCGGCTTTCTATCACCGAGCGCCTCTCTCAAATTGGCAAACCACTTATCCGTAACTCTTGCATCTGCTGTATCCATGATTGCAATTTTGTCATCCATAATCACATATGAGTTGTATGAAACACCGTTTGGAACAACATACTGGCTCTCAAATAAATCAATGTCCTTGTCATCCACACCGATGTAAATAATGCTGTCTGTAATCTTCTTGTCCATGATAGGTACCTCCTGCTAATAATCTCCAGTTAAATTAGTAATTATTACTATTTTTGATTAGATTATATGACAAAAGTATCATTTGGTCAACCGAATAAATTGTATTTTTTTGTATTTTTTGATATTCTCGCCTAAAGGTTACACTGAAACGCTCATCCACTTTTAGTTGCAAAAGTATATTTTCAACAAATCTGTTGTTGCTTTGTCATTTATGACAGCCCGTCCTATTGTTATGCCATTGTTGATGATAATATATTCTCCGTTTTCATATCTGACATTTACAAAATCATCTTCCCTTTTTAAGTCTATACATATACTTGATATA
It encodes the following:
- a CDS encoding alanine/glycine:cation symporter family protein, which codes for MWNTINNFLSAVDNFVWGVPLMVLIMAGGIMLTVRLGLLQMRKLPLALKWMVKNEEGGDGEITSFGALCTALSATIGTGNIVGVATAVGAGGPGALFWMVLAAFFGMATKYSEGLLAVKYRVIGKDGHSLGGPFYYIEQGMGAKWKWLAKIFAFFGVCVGLFGIGTFSQVNGISSAVNNFFDPKNQHTVKVLPFLGEYSWSVVIASLVLAFCVAAVLIGGVKRIASVSQIIVPFMAVIYIVFVLVLVVCNITAVPAAFATIVKAAFSPKAITGGAVGSFLVAMQKGVARGIFSNEAGLGSAPIAAAAAQTKEPVRQGLVSMTGTFIDTIVICTLTGLSIVLTGAWQVDGLEGVQVTTYAFQNGLPLPKELSAFVLMLCLVFFAFTTILGWDYYSERCLEYLSGGRMKYVKVYRWIYILAVFIGPYMTVSAVWTIADIFNGLMALPNMIALFALSGVVVKETRHFFERHRNGEIED
- a CDS encoding FprA family A-type flavoprotein, encoding MDKKITDSIIYIGVDDKDIDLFESQYVVPNGVSYNSYVIMDDKIAIMDTADARVTDKWFANLREALGDRKPDYLVVSHLEPDHASNIQKVAEAYPDMQIVGNAKTFNMMGQFFDIDLTDRKVVVAEGDKLSLGKHELTFVMAPMVHWPEVMMEYESTDKVLFSADGFGKFGALDTDEDWTCEARRYYFNIVGKYGAQVQAVLKKAAGLDIEKICPLHGPILTENLGFYIDKYNTWSSYQPEDEGILVACASIHGNTKKAAELLAEKLKATGVKVAFTDLCRDDMAEAVEDAFRYDRLVLCACTYDGGIFPPMEDFLHHLKAKAYQNRKIAFVENGSWAPTAARQMKAIVEGFKNIECVEPVVTIKSTLNKASEKQMDELVAALTR
- a CDS encoding histidine phosphatase family protein encodes the protein MFYILRHGRTDWNEEHRLQGEVDIPLNETGRQMAYDAAEKYKDIDFDICYCSPLKRAQETARIFLADRNPAVEIITDNRLHEMCFGDYEGVKNIRQKPECPVYLLFEEPEKYVAKDGAESFEELYHRTGEFIEQVLRPQLEAGKNVLVVGHGAMNCSIVNQFRGTPIKDFWKDMQGNCELLRVE
- a CDS encoding ASKHA domain-containing protein, whose amino-acid sequence is MQQRITINLNTDSKTTDKTTILEYCRSHGIAGIETPCGGKGTCGKCKVTVAKPYYKDVLACQTKICDGMEIIVGRKESTGTKEDSMVVLTNGENVSEKFNEHVNRNVEDTLAACDIGTTTVVCYLIDKETGQIISTRSGANPQRSFGADVLSRIDAAARADDNDKANGGLQMMQTQIVSLLNGWISEMLTECGRTKVSRFSVAGNTVMCHLLMGISPEKLGKAPFMPDEYFGREFNPLDIGLENCQTMIIFPAVSGFVGGDITAGMMETVNCNELTLYLDIGTNGEMALGKGDRYVCCATAAGPAFEGAQIELGMPAAKGAVDKVWLEGRRIKYSVIGNDRPVGLCGSGLIDALAVLLKAGIIDENGTILSGQELPILFRSYVFEVEAEETAQSTESSLAVHIAPGVYITQEDIRKLQLAKGAIAAGIEVLFKEYGCTPCNIDVLTFAGGFGNYIDKASAAAIGLFPQELLDKAKEVGNAAGNGAVSAALSQEAWERALEISGNMRYIELASYPHFNEMYVEHMNF
- the pyk gene encoding pyruvate kinase, which translates into the protein MRKTKIICTIGPASEHEDVLTRMIKAGMDVARLNFSHGSHEEHQGKIDLIKKVRQKLHMPIAIMLDTKGPEYRIKTFENGKIELKDGDTFTLTTDDIVGNQERVSVNYENLIRDLKVGDRVLVANGIIILQVRELKGNDAICDVIAGGTLSDRKSMNFPNKVMKHAYLSKQDKDDLLFGIKNEVDYVAASFVSTKQDVADLRSFLDENGGEDIDIIAKIENRSGVDHVEEICEIANGIMIARGDLGVEIPGVEVPAIQKYLINKCRMLGTRVITATEMLESMIHNPRPTRAELSDVANAVYDGSSAIMLSGESAAGKYPVEAVKNMAETAEYTEKQINYGKRFANAEFQTKSIVDAISHATCAMAIDVDAKCIVVSSLTGRTVRMVSRFRCPVDIIGMTTSEKAWRKLNLSWGVKPVLCEEYNSMEVMFYNAMNEAKSVMKLKKGDHIVLTGGLINGKTGNTNVIKVETV